The Pan paniscus chromosome 2, NHGRI_mPanPan1-v2.0_pri, whole genome shotgun sequence genome contains the following window.
GCGTAAGACGGTGAGTAGCAGTGAGGGGCTCCGGGACATCTGGGAAGGGGAGAATCAAGGTCAGGTGCTGCTGGGACATTGTGCCGGAAAGAGCAGTGACTTGAGGAGGAAGGAGCTGAGAGTGGGCAGAGAATGGGGTCTGTGGAGGGCTCAGGTTCTTTGTAAGATGCTAAGATTTCAGCATAGAAGCAGGTCATGGGAAGACTGAAGTGGCTAGCGAGGAAGTTCCTGCGAGACCTGGGTGCTGGGGGGTTGGAAGAACTATGCttggttttgggtttctggtGGCTTGCCTTGGAAATGGTTTGTTTTCTGTGGCCCCAGCCCCCATTCCCCCCTGCCCCCCCAGTCCTGGAAGCTCTCAAGGCCTCCGCCTCTGCTCAGTCCTCAAGCCCTGGGCGTGGTGCCCAGAATAGGGTGCCAGAGCTGGGGAAGCCGCTGAGTCACCCTGGCTCCACCTACTGGATCTgggccctgcccccagagatcAGGCACACTAGCCACAAGTGAGCCGATTGGGTTCTAGATGGGGGTCCTGGGCCCCAGGGTGTGCAGCCACTGACTTGGGGACTGCTAGTGGGGTagggatgagggagggaggggcattGTGATGTACAGGGCTGCTCTGTGAGATCAAGGGTCTCTTAAGGGTGGGAGCTGGGGCAGGGACTATGAGAGCAGCCAGATGGGCTGAAAGTGGAACTCAAGGGGTTTCTGGCACCTACCTACCTGCTTCCCGCTGGGGGGTGGGGAGTTGGCCCAGAGTCTTAAGATTGGGGCAGGGTGGAGAGGTGGGCTCTTCCTGCTTCCCACTCATCTTATAGCTTTCTTTCCCCAGATCCGAATTCGAGATCCAAACCAAGGAGGAAAGGATATCACGGAGGAGATCATGTCTGGGGCCCGCACTGCCTCCACACCCACCCCTCCCCAGGTACTGTCTGCTTTTCGAGTGATACCCTGGCTGGGATGTCTGTTCTGCCCTGGACTCCCAAGTCCCTGGATCTTTTCTTTCAACTAAGGGATTTATTTCCCTGCTTTCCTGGATTTCTAGGCAGAGCTAAAGTAGAAATGGCTCTAGTAAAGAAGGGTTGTGGGACTCTTCAGTGCAAACTTGGTAACCCTTTGTGTCCTGCAGACGGGAGGCGGTCTGGAGCCTCAAGCTAATGGGGAGACGCCCCAGGTTGCTGTCATTGTCCGGCCAGGTAAGTAAGCCGGTGGGACGGAGCTTTTATGGGGAAAGGGAATGTTAACAGTTAAATGCTGAGGTGGTGGAGTGACTTGAACTGGGTACCAGAGAATGATGACTTAGATTTCAGGTTGTGGGATTTTGAGGGTGAATTGGGTTTTGGATGAAAGTGGAAGTATAGCTTAGGTGGGGAGAAGATGATGCGGGGTTATTAAGTTGGGAATGCCTTGGCTGGAGGATGGGGAGGAACAACAGCAGTTAAGCACTTGCCTTTAGTTGCTCATTCTTCCTTCCTATGGTGCAGATGACCGGTCACAGGGAGCAATCATTGCTGACCGGCCAGGGCTGCCTGGCCCAGAGCATAGCCCTTCAGAATCCCAGCCTTCGTCGCCTTCTCCGACCCCATCACCATCCCCAGTCTTGGAACCGGGGTCTGAGCCTAATCTCGCAGTCCTCTCTATTCCTGGGGACACTATGACAACTATACAAATGTCTGTAGAAGAATCAACCCCCATCTCCCGTGAAACTGGGGAGCCATATCGCCTCTCTCCAGAACCCACTCCTCTCGCCGAACCCATACTGGAAGTAGAAGTGACACTTAGCAAACCGGTTCCAGAATCTGAGTTTTCTTCCAGTCCTCTCCAGGCTCCCACCCCTTTGGCATCTCACACAGTGGAAATTCATGAGCCTAATGGCATGGTCCCATCTGAAGATCTGGAACCAGAGGTGGAGTCAAGCCCAGAGCTTGCTCCTCCCCCAGCTTGCCCCTCCGAATCCCCTGTGCCCATTGCTCCAACTGCCCAACCTGAGGAACTGCTCAACGGAGCCCCCTCGCCACCAGCTGTGGACTTAAGCCCAGTCAGTGAGCCAGAGGAGCAGGCCAAGGAGGTGACAGCATCAGTGGCGCCCCCCACCATCCCCTCTGCTACTCCAGCTATGGCTCCTTCAGCTACTTGCCCAGCTcaggaggaggaaatggaagaagaagaggaagaggaagaaggagaagcaggagaagcaggagaagctgagagtgagaaaggaggagaggaacTGCTCCCCCCAGAGAGTACCCCTATTCCAGCCAACTTGTCTCAGAATTTGGAGGCAGCAGCAGCCACTCAAGGTAAGGTGTGGTTGGACGGTAGAGGTAGGGCGGGCTAGGGGATATGGTTCCTTGCCCTCCTTGATGACCGCCCATTTTTGACATGTTTCTGGGTCCCTGCAATGGAATCTAAGAACTAGATTAAGGACTTTTAAGCCTAAAAAGGGTGATGCAAAGGGGAAATATTGTTCTTTGGCTGCTTTCTATTTCCCAGGGATTAAGGGTACTCCTTAAATTATTGGCAAAGAtccatgcttttatttatttatttttaattagtggCAGTATCTGTGCCAAAGAGGAGACGGAAAATTAAGGAGCTAAATAAGAAGGAGGCTGTTGGAGACCTTCTGGATGCCTTCAAGGAGGTAAGGGAGCAGAAAATGGGAGGGGAGAGGGCCAAGTTTGAGGTATGGAGCAGTGGTCATTCTGCAACCAAAACTGGATGTTCTGTTGTTCTAGGCGAACCCGGCAGTACCAGAGGTGGAAAATCAGCCTCCTGCAGGCAGCAATCCAGGCCCAGAGTCTGAGGGCAGCGGTGTGCCCCCACGTCCTGAGGAAGCAGATGAGACCTGGGACTCAAAGGAAGACAAAATTCACAATGCTGAGAACATCCAGCCCGGGGAACAGAAGTATGAATATAAGTCAGGTATGCTGAGGAAAGGGTTGAGAATGGCTTGAGTTTTCTTATTAGGGCCAGAGGAGGCAGTATGATTGCTTCATTCTGTTTTCCTTGCAGATCAGTGGAAGCCTCTAAACCTAGAGGAGAAAAAACGTTACGACCGTGAGTTCTTGCTTGGTTTTCAGTTCATCTTTGCCAGTATGCAGAAGCCAGAGGGATTGCCACATATCAGTGACGTGGTGCTGGACAAGGTTAGTGGCTTCAGTTGGGGAGGGGACGATAAGTTTGTGCTGGATGGATTGGGGAGGAGCCTGAGGTCCTGAAAGAGTAGTCAACCACTCTAGCCTGCTTCTGAGACCTTTTCCTGTCCTCTTTGCAGGCCAATAAAACACCACTGCGGCCACTGGATCCCACTAGACTACAAGGCATAAATTGTGGCCCAGACTTCACTCCATCCTTTGCCAACCTTGGCCGGACAACCCTTAGCACCCGTGGGCCCCCAAGGGGTGGGCCAGGTGGGGAGCTGCCCCGTGGGCCGGTGAGTGGGGCTGGGTAAAGTGGCAGGTGGGCAAGGAGTGGGAGTGGATGATTCCATGTCTCAGTGCCCGCGGGGAGGGGTTTGCCCTGGAGGCGTGTAGTAGTGGTGTCACATATTGTGCTGACTAGTTCAATGTCCCCTCTTGTCTTCATCCCTTGCTTAGCAGGCTGGCCTGGGACCCCGGCGCTCTCAGCAGGGACCCCGAAAAGAACCACGCAAGATCATTGCCACAGTGTTAATGACCGAAGATATAAAACTGAACAAAGCAGAGAAAGCCTGGAAACCCAGCAGCAAGCGGACGGCGGCTGATAAGGATCGAGGGGAAGAAGATGCTGATGGCAGCAAAACCCAGGTACTGGCAAGTCCTGCTTTTGGTCTCTCTCCATTTCTTCTCCAGGTCTGCCATCTGTGCCctctttgcttctttttgtccTTATCACTAGCGTCTGTCATGCCTAAGTCCCCACCACCCTCTCCTGTCCCTCCCAACAGCCTGTTCTGAGACCCTCACTGGAACTCTTGTCTCTTCTCCCTCCAGGACCTATTCCGCAGGGTGCGCTCCATCCTGAATAAACTGACACCCCAGATGTTCCAGCAGCTGATGAAGCAAGTGACGCAGCTGGCCATCGACACCGAGGAACGCCTCAAAGGGGTCATTGACCTCATTTTTGAGAAGGCCATTTCAGAGCCCAACTTCTCTGTGGCCTATGCCAACATGTGCCGCTGCCTCATGGCGGTTAGTTTCCAGTGGGTTCTAAATCTAATGGTCTGGTTGCCCATTTCTATTACCAAGACTCCTTGAGTCCAGCTTCTTGGTTCCCCTCCAACTTGTGCCTCTTCCAGCTggaaggaggcagagctggggccaGAGATCTTCCTGGGTCAGGTAGTTAAAGGCTCTTGGAGGGCCTTCCCTGCCCAGGACTAGTCTGAGTGTGACATTCTCTCTGACCTACAGCTGAAAGTGCCCACTACGGAAAAGCCAACAGTGACTGTGAACTTCCGAAAGCTGTTGTTGAATCGATGTCAGAAGGAGTTTGAGAAAGACAAAGATGATGATGAGGTTTTTGAGAAGAAGCAAAAAGAGATGGATGAAGCTGCTACGGTGAGAGAAAACCCACTATCGATTCCACTCACCACTTACCTCCTTCCCTTACCCAGATGCTACTCAGCTGTAGAATTTGGAATGGAGGTAGTGGTGTCTTGGGGATTTCTCTGGCTCAGGacgttttttttcctttttgagacggtcttgctctgtcacccaggctggtgtgcagtggtgtgatcttggctagcctccacctcctgagttcaagcgattctcctgcctcagcctcccaagtagctgggattacaggcatgtgccaccatacctggctaatttttttgtatttttaatagagacggggttttaccatgttggccaagctggtctcaaactcctcctgacctcaagtgatccgcctgcctcagcctcccaaattgatgggattacaggcatgagccactatgcccagccagccTGCCTCAGGACTGAGTGCTTATTGCTAGGTTTGGATATCCAGGTAGAAAAGGGTTTTAGCCGAGTGGCTGGTTATCTTTTTGACACAATCCCTGTCCCGTGAATGGCAGGCAGAGGAACGAGGACGCCTGAAGGAAGAGCTGGAAGAGGCTCGGGACATAGCCCGGCGGCGCTCTTTAGGGAATATCAAGTTTATTGGAGAGTTGTTCAAACTGAAGATGTTAACAGAGGCAATAATGCATGACTGTGTGGTCAAACTGCTTAAGAACCATGATGAAGAGTCCCTTGAGTGCCTTTGTCGTCTGCTCACCACCATTGGCAAAGACCTGGACTTTGAAAAAGCCAAGGTAGAGGTCCTTGCATCTGGAGGGGGATGGGCTGAAGCATATGTGGGGTTCACTGAGCCCACAATGATGGGGCGGAAGGCATGAGGAGGCGTGGGGCCTGCAGTTATAGGTGGGACATGAGAAGTTCCTGGTCTGATGCCTTTCTCCTTCCTAGCCCCGAATGGATCAGTATTTCAACCAGATggaaaaaatcattaaagaaaagaaGACGTCATCCCGCATCCGCTTTATGCTGCAGGACGTGCTGGATCTGCGAGGGGTGTGtgtccccctcctccccactgccAGCCTGCTGCCTCCAGTTTCTGACACTGCCTTGTCTGGCCTTCCCTGACATCATCGTGACTGGCCCTCTGTCTCCACAGAGCAATTGGGTGCCACGCCGAGGGGATCAGGGTCCCAAGACCATTGACCAGATCCataaggaggctgagatggaagaacaTCGAGAGCACATCAAAGTGCAGCAGCTCATGGCCAAGGGCAGTGACAAGCGTCGGGGTGGTCCTCCAGGCCCTCCCATCAGTGAGTTCCAGGCTGGGATTGAGAAGGGAGCAGTGAAGGGACCGGGAGGTTATACTTTCCTCTGATGACTTCCTGTTAGTGCCACGTGTCTGGGCCACTGAGACACCATGATGGAACTGAGGATCTGAGGAAGGGAGGCTGGGGGTGGCCCAAGGGGAAGGGGCTGCTAGGATTTATTCATTATTCCAGTATGCCCCTTTTTTTGTGTCAGGCCGTGGACTTCCCCTTGTGGATGATGGTGGCTGGAACACAGTTCCCATCAGCAAAGGTAGCCGCCCCATTGACACCTCACGACTCACCAAGATCACcaaggtaggggtgtgtgtgggagTGGGTGATTCAGCTCAGGTTTAGATCTTAGTCCCTTCACTTTTCTAAAGTTGAGAAGGTGACAGCTGAATGTTTCCTCTTAGACTAACTGGTTGGATTGCTGGAGACAGGACTGCCAGCTGTAGAGGGAGGGTGGTACTCCCATTAGTCTGGACCAGTGTttggcaaacacacacacacacacacacacacacacgtgccagATCCAGCCCATTCATACATCCCAGGACCCAGTagtggtttttacattttaaagttgCGAAAAGTCAAAAAGTGAATGGTAATTTATgctgtggaaattaaataaaatgtaaatgtcagTGTCcatgaagttttattggaacacagtcacagCATGCCTTTATCATCTACAGCTGGTTTCATGCTACTgtggcagaattgagtagttgcaaTAGAGACTGGCCCTTtattaaaaaagattttcttaCCCCTGGACTGGGCCATTCACTACCTGTTTGGTTGCATATGGTGGTGCTGGCCAAGGGACTCAGCCGGGTTGGACCTATGATTCTACTCCCCTTTTCTTCTTCAGCCTGGCTCCATCGATTCTAACAACCAGCTCTTTGCACCTGGAGGGCGACTGAGCTGGGGCAAGGGCAGCAGCGGAGGCTCAGGAGCCAAGCCCTCAGACGCAGGTATGGAGGCAGTGTCAGGAGCTGGGTGGTTACCCGTCAGAGCTCCCTTGAGGACAGAGCCTTTTCTGTTAGGGAGGCCTTCAGTACAAGGTGGTTAGGCAATGCGGGCAATAGAGGAGGTTTGTGTTGTGGTTCCAGGGATTGAACTGCTTTACTTTTGGGACTGGGACCAAGTGTCCTAAACTGGCAAGTAGGGGATAAAatgcaggaaaggagaaaaagattttAATACGGATTTTCTGCATCCCCAGCATCAGAAGCTGCTCGCCCAGCTACTAGTACTTTGAATCGCTTCTCAGCCCTTCAACAAGCGGTACCCACAGAAAGCACAGATAATAGACGTGTGGTGCAGAGGTGAGGTTTCCTGGACATCTTTGTTATTCACACTGGGGGTACCGTGATTGGGTTCTGGTTGTTGCCATAGGTTGGAAATTTCTTCATACCTGTCCTGGTTGGAGCCCTTGGGTTAGATTGGGGCATACTCATTATGCTAAGAACAAGGCCCAACAGTTGCTCAGCATGTTGTGTAATTACATGAGTGCCTGGGCAGTGCAAGTGAGTGAAAATGTGTCTGTCTTTCTTCCAGGAGTAGCTTGAGCCGAGAACGAGGCGAGAAAGCTGGAGACCGAGGAGACCGCCTAGAGCGGAGTGAACGGGGAGGGGACCGTGGGGACCGGCTTGATCGTGCGCGGACACCTGCTACCAAGCGGAGCTTCAGCAAGGAAGTGGAGGAGCGGAGTAGAGAACGGCCCTCCCAGCCTGAGGGGCTGCGCAAGGCAGCTAGCCTCACGGAGGATCGGGACCGTGGGCGGGATGCCGGTGAGAGTCTGGGAGAGGAATGGAGGGAAAGGCATTGGCTGCCTTGGGACTAGCTGGTCCCCAGCTTTTTGAGAGCTCCGAATCTTGTTTGCTGGGAAGACTGAAAAGTCCCTCTAATCTGTGTTTTCTTCCCACAGTGAAGCGAGAAGCTGCCCTACCCCCAGTGAGCCCCCCGAAGGCGGCTCTCTCTGAGGAGGAGTTAGAGAAGAAATCCAAGGCTATCATTGAGGAATATCTCCATCTCAATGACATGAAAGTAGGCAGTGGGAGCGGCGTGTGATTGAGGAGTGGGCAGGGAGGGATCATGCTGGCAGGCATAGGGGTCCGGGGTCTGGGTCAGACAGTGACTGGTCTCTTCCTGCTGTGCCCTGCACCCCTCAGGAGGCAGTCCAGTGCGTGCAGGAGCTGGCCTCACCCTCCTTGCTCTTCATCTTTGTACGGCATGGTGTCGAGTCTACGCTGGAGCGCAGTGCCATTGCTCGTGAGCATATGGGGCAGCTGCTGCACCAGCTGCTCTGTGCTGGGCATCTGTCTACTGCTCAGTACTACCAAGGGTATGACCGGCTTCTCTGGGCCTCCCACTTATACAGACCCACAATTTTCTACCTCCTTTTTGGGACCCTTGGAACCTTGCATAAGAGTGTAGGTtccctggccgggtgtggtggctcacccctgtaatccctgcactttgggaggccaaggtgggttggATTCCTTAGAGGATCACGTGAGgttgggagttctagaccagcctggccaacatggtgaaaccctgtctctactaataatacaaaaattagccaggcgtggtggcgcagtaatcccagctactcggggggctgaggcaggagaactgcttgaacccgggaggtggaggttgcagtgagccgagatcgtgccattgcactccagcctgggtgacaaaagcaaaactgtctcaaaaaaaaaacaccaaaaaacagtTTGGGTTCCTTGACCATCCTGGTCAGCATAACTTTAGGGGGTTTAAGCGGGGTGAAAACCATCTAAGGACACAGAGGTGGCCTTAGCTTGAAATAATTGTCCCCATGTCTAGAAAATGTTCCTGGGGGTTCCATAGTTGATGCCCTAGCCATGCCATGTTGCCCCAGAAGGAGAGTGGGGACCTGGCCTAGAATGTCTTGACTTTGAATTCCCTTTGCAGGTTGTATGAAATCTTGGAATTGGCTGAGGACATGGAAATTGACATCCCCCACGTGTGGCTCTACCTAGCGGAACTGGTAACACCCATTCTGCAGGAAGGTGGGGTGCCCATGGGGGAGCTGTTCAGGTAAGTCCCCCTGGGTGGAATTCAGGGGAGGTAAAGACCAGAGGAAAGGTGGTAGGGAAATGGCTGGGTTGGATACCCTGGTTTGGAGGGAGATGGAGTAGTGGTGAGAGAACTGTGGAGGCTGTCAGCATTAGGTTTTTCTCTTCTTGCAGGGAGATTACAAAGCCTCTGAGACCGTTGGGCAAAGCTGCTTCCCTGTTGCTGGAGATCCTGGGCCTCCTGTGCAAAAGCATGGTGAGTGAGGGCCAGGAGTCCAGAGATGCCTCCCACGGTGTGGTTTTGGCTGTTTGCTGTGGCCCTGAAGCTTCATGGTCCAttggtggagtggagtgatggtGATGACAGGATTGTGTTGGTACCTGGGAGAGGAAATACTGAGGTGGGCCATCTCCCGCACACCAGTTCCTATCATGAGTTCTGGCCAAGACTGGAGAAGAATGGCAGTCTAAGACCCTAGGCCTGTGAttgatgcatttatttattcatccattgaacTAGGGTTTTGTTGATGATCATTTATCATATACTAAGCACTAGGGACACAGCAATGAATAAAACACAAGAAACAAGTtggtagagaaaaaggaagaaatgggccgggcgcagtggctcacgcctgtaatcccagcaccttgagaggccgacgtgggtggatcacgaggtcaggagttcaagaccagcctggccaatatggtgaaaccccatctctactaaaaacacaaaaattagccgtgttgtggcaggcgcctgtaattccacctactcaggaggctgaggcaggagaatcacttgacccgggaggcggaggtagcagtgagccgagattgtgccactgcactccagcctgggaaacagagcaagactctgtctccaaaaaagaaaaaagaaatgacagctTGATAAAAACAACAGTAAAGCGTGACATAAAACAGTTGAAATAGAGTGGAGTATCTTAAGTACTGTGGGGTTGCAAAGGAATATTTGACAATATTCGTGACAGGAGGCTTTCAGGGTGCTGAAGCGGCTTTGTGAAAGTTAATTGGTAACTAGCGAATATAAAGGTAAAGAGATGGGGAAAGGTAAGTTGAATGTGGTACTTAGTGGAAGTGAGAAGTTGGGGTGAGTGTGTGCAGTTTCAAGGGTTCAGCCATCTGGAACCTGGAGGAATCACACTTGGGATTTAAAGGAATTGTTATGTCAACatcatttaattcttttaaatagaCGTGTACCAGGACAAGTTGTTTTTTAACAACAAATAAGCATATTGAACTATTTGTGTATTTCATCAACTCCAAGGTGCCATAGATTATAAGACATTCTTTATGCGCtgttaagaaagaaaagactgggccgggcgtggtaatcccagcactttgggaggccgaggcgggtggatcgcgtgaggtcaggagttggaaaccagcctggccaacatgatgaaaccctgtatctactaaaaatacaaaaaaattagctggacatggtggtgcgcacctgtagtcccagctacttgggaggctgaggcaggagaattgcttgaacccaggagggggaggttgcagtaagccaagattgtgccactgcactccagcctgggcgacagagcaagactctgtctcaaaataaaaaaagatatatatcgGCTGTAAGACAACTTTtagttaaaatgtgaaaaaaatgggCATGTTTTAAAATCTGTGAACTGCAATAATCTTGCTAAGAGCCAGTGCCATTAGtctgttataaagaaaagagtgatGTCTTCATAGTCTATTGCCCCTTACAGAAAATGCGCTCAGACTGCTGGTTTTATGAggattttttatttgtgttaggGATGGGGTATATTTGTGTCTTAAGATTTTCTGGGTTTAGGAAACAAGCATACTTGTTAGAAGTTGTCCCTTCCTAGAGGCCCTTACATCATTTTTCCTACCCTAGTGTCATAGCACTTTGGTGGAcaagttctcttttattttattttattattattatttttttgagacagagtctcgctgtgtcgcccaggctggagtgcagtggcgtgatctcagctcattgcaaccctcgccttgggttcaagcgattctcctgcctcagcctcccgagtagctgggattccaggcacccaccaccacgcctggctaatttttgtattttctgtagagacggggtttcaccatgttggtcaggctggtctccgactcctgacctcaggtgatccgcccacctcgacctttcagagtgctaggattacaggcgtgagccaccgcccgcTCCTGGGACGAGTTATTATTTATTTGGGTGGTTATTTGACTGACATCTGTGCCCTGCACCAGACCGTAGGAATGGAAGGGCTTTGCCTATTAGTATTTCTATAGCATCCTTAATGCCTAGCAGGTACCTAGTAggctttcagtaaatatttgttggattaaTGTGGTAGAGCTGTTGGGTCCTTGGAGAGAGAGAGCTTTGGTAAGCTGGGTTGGTCTTGTGTTTTCCAGGGTCCTAAAAAGGTGGGGACGCTGTGGCGAGAAGCCGGGCTTAGCTGGAAGGAATTTCTACCTGAAGGCCAGGACATTGGTGCATTCGTCGCTAAACAGGTTTGGGGATGGAGTTGGGTTAATTCTAGCATTTGAGGCTGGCCAGTCTTCTTTCTTGTCTCCTGTTGGCAACCTTACCTCTTAACTGCGGGCCTTTTCCATTGCAGAAGGTGGAGTATACCCTGGGAGAGGAGTCGGAAGCCCCTGGCCAGAGGGCACTCCCCTCCGAGGAGCTGAACAGGCAGCTGGAGAAGCTGCTGAAGGAGGGCAGCAGTAACCAGCGGGTGTTCGACTGGATAGAGGTAGGTTTCTCCTGGATATCGATAAAGGAAAGGTAGTTcttagggtgggggtgggggcagcaagAATGAAGACTGAAGGGCCCAATTCAGAATCTGGGGATCATTTGTTTCTCCCATACAGGCCAACCTGAGTGAGCAGCAGATAGTATCCAACACGTTAGTTCGAGCCCTCATGACGGCTGTCTGCTATTCTGCAATTATTTGTAAGaggaaccagggagatggaggggcAAGGGTGGGCCTGACAGACAAGTGGAGGGAGGTGGGtgtcagccttggcctcccagttcTGAACCGGGGTAAGGGTATATTGCTCCACTCATCCCTGTCTTCTTGTAGTTGAGACTCCCCTCCGAGTGGACGTTGCAGTGCTGAAAGCGCGAGCGAAGCTGCTGCAGAAATACCTGTGTGACGAGCAGAAGGAGCTACAGGCGCTCTACGCCCTCCAGGCCCTTGTAGTGACCTTAGAACAGCCTCCCAGTAAGAGCCAGGCCACGGGgacaggggtggggtggagggactGCCAGATAGCAGGGCATGAGACCCTTCATGGAAGGGTCTTAATCCAAGAAAGGTAGGTAGTCATTAGAGAGCAAAATGCCCTCCGggtttcattccttccttttacGTTTGTGTTGTGTTGTTCCTACAAGTGGAAGGAGTTAGACACAGCCTTGAAGGGTAATTGCCTGTTTTGTGCCTAGCCATGTGTTTGATGCCAACAGTGCAGAGGTGATAAATGATAGGATCTTCCCAGTACCGTGTGCCCCCACGGCGTGGCACAGGCCTGAAATGCTTTGCTTACCTTGCCTCATGTAGTCCTCACAAATGTTGTTTAGGGTGGATGGTATTACCCCTATTTTCCACATGAGGAGACTGAGGTCTCAGTGAACATGTCTCAGGTTATGCGTTCAGAACATAGGTATGTGTCAGGGCATTGGCATGCTCACAGAGAGGAAGCCGAGCAATTTCCTGTGCTGGCCTGGAGTTAGTACTGGCGTGAGCAATGAGCCTGGGAAGACGGGTGCTCTCGGAGGGAG
Protein-coding sequences here:
- the EIF4G1 gene encoding eukaryotic translation initiation factor 4 gamma 1 isoform X2, giving the protein MNKAPQSTGPPPAPSPGLPQPAFPPGQTAPVVFSTPQATQMNTPSQPRQGGFRSLQHFYPSRAQPPSSAASRVQSAAPARPGPAAHVYPAGSQVMMIPSQISYPASQGAYYIPGQGRSTYVVPTQQYPVQPGAPGFYPGASPTEFGTYAGAYYPAQGVQQFPTGVAPAPVLMNQPPQIAPKRERKTIRIRDPNQGGKDITEEIMSGARTASTPTPPQTGGGLEPQANGETPQVAVIVRPDDRSQGAIIADRPGLPGPEHSPSESQPSSPSPTPSPSPVLEPGSEPNLAVLSIPGDTMTTIQMSVEESTPISRETGEPYRLSPEPTPLAEPILEVEVTLSKPVPESEFSSSPLQAPTPLASHTVEIHEPNGMVPSEDLEPEVESSPELAPPPACPSESPVPIAPTAQPEELLNGAPSPPAVDLSPVSEPEEQAKEVTASVAPPTIPSATPAMAPSATCPAQEEEMEEEEEEEEGEAGEAGEAESEKGGEELLPPESTPIPANLSQNLEAAAATQVAVSVPKRRRKIKELNKKEAVGDLLDAFKEANPAVPEVENQPPAGSNPGPESEGSGVPPRPEEADETWDSKEDKIHNAENIQPGEQKYEYKSDQWKPLNLEEKKRYDREFLLGFQFIFASMQKPEGLPHISDVVLDKANKTPLRPLDPTRLQGINCGPDFTPSFANLGRTTLSTRGPPRGGPGGELPRGPAGLGPRRSQQGPRKEPRKIIATVLMTEDIKLNKAEKAWKPSSKRTAADKDRGEEDADGSKTQDLFRRVRSILNKLTPQMFQQLMKQVTQLAIDTEERLKGVIDLIFEKAISEPNFSVAYANMCRCLMALKVPTTEKPTVTVNFRKLLLNRCQKEFEKDKDDDEVFEKKQKEMDEAATAEERGRLKEELEEARDIARRRSLGNIKFIGELFKLKMLTEAIMHDCVVKLLKNHDEESLECLCRLLTTIGKDLDFEKAKPRMDQYFNQMEKIIKEKKTSSRIRFMLQDVLDLRGSNWVPRRGDQGPKTIDQIHKEAEMEEHREHIKVQQLMAKGSDKRRGGPPGPPISRGLPLVDDGGWNTVPISKGSRPIDTSRLTKITKPGSIDSNNQLFAPGGRLSWGKGSSGGSGAKPSDAASEAARPATSTLNRFSALQQAVPTESTDNRRVVQRSSLSRERGEKAGDRGDRLERSERGGDRGDRLDRARTPATKRSFSKEVEERSRERPSQPEGLRKAASLTEDRDRGRDAVKREAALPPVSPPKAALSEEELEKKSKAIIEEYLHLNDMKEAVQCVQELASPSLLFIFVRHGVESTLERSAIAREHMGQLLHQLLCAGHLSTAQYYQGLYEILELAEDMEIDIPHVWLYLAELVTPILQEGGVPMGELFREITKPLRPLGKAASLLLEILGLLCKSMGPKKVGTLWREAGLSWKEFLPEGQDIGAFVAKQKVEYTLGEESEAPGQRALPSEELNRQLEKLLKEGSSNQRVFDWIEANLSEQQIVSNTLVRALMTAVCYSAIIFETPLRVDVAVLKARAKLLQKYLCDEQKELQALYALQALVVTLEQPPNLLRMFFDALYDEDVVKEDAFYSWESSKDPAEQQGKGVALKSVTAFFKWLREAEEESDHN